A genomic stretch from Methylorubrum extorquens includes:
- the panE gene encoding 2-dehydropantoate 2-reductase (ketopantoate reductase) (Evidence 2b : Function from indirect experimental evidences (e.g. phenotypes); Product type e : enzyme), whose protein sequence is MSIAIVGAGAIGGYLGVRLAEAGEDVTFIARSNAAAIQADGMRLIEEDGTEIHSKSVKATRSMQEAGVHEVVLLTVKAHQVGPIAADLHHLIGPDTVVVTMQNGIPWWYFLGGYSGDHAGTRLESADPGGLIADHLDPKHVIGSVVYPATVLTDPGTVKVIEGNRFGLGELDGSKSERVLALSQRLAKAGFRAPVTSDIRAEIWLKLWGNLSFNPISALTHATLEDICRFPDTRAIAAEMMREAEVIANKLGVTFRLGIDKRIAGAEKVGPHKTSMLQDVEAGRPIELEALVGSVIELGRLTGTPTPHIDTVFALMRLLAQSLERAQGRLAIQGA, encoded by the coding sequence ATGAGCATCGCGATCGTCGGCGCCGGCGCCATCGGCGGATATCTCGGAGTCAGGCTGGCGGAGGCCGGCGAGGACGTGACCTTCATCGCCCGCTCCAACGCGGCGGCGATCCAGGCGGACGGCATGCGCCTGATCGAGGAGGACGGCACCGAGATCCACTCGAAATCCGTCAAGGCGACCCGCTCCATGCAGGAGGCGGGCGTGCACGAGGTCGTGCTGCTGACGGTGAAGGCGCATCAGGTCGGCCCGATCGCCGCCGACCTGCACCACCTGATCGGCCCCGACACCGTCGTGGTGACGATGCAGAACGGGATTCCGTGGTGGTATTTTTTGGGCGGCTACAGTGGAGACCATGCCGGCACGCGGCTGGAAAGCGCCGATCCCGGCGGGCTGATCGCCGACCATCTCGACCCCAAACACGTCATCGGCTCGGTGGTCTATCCGGCGACCGTGCTCACCGATCCCGGCACCGTGAAGGTGATCGAGGGCAACCGCTTCGGTCTCGGTGAACTGGACGGCTCGAAGTCGGAGCGGGTGCTCGCCCTGTCGCAGCGCCTCGCCAAGGCCGGCTTCCGCGCGCCCGTTACCAGCGACATCCGCGCCGAGATCTGGCTCAAGCTGTGGGGCAACCTCAGCTTCAACCCGATCTCTGCGCTGACCCACGCGACGCTGGAAGACATCTGCCGCTTCCCCGACACCCGGGCGATCGCCGCCGAGATGATGCGCGAGGCGGAGGTCATCGCGAACAAGCTCGGCGTCACCTTCCGCCTCGGCATCGACAAGCGCATCGCCGGCGCCGAGAAGGTCGGCCCGCACAAGACCTCGATGCTTCAGGACGTCGAGGCCGGCCGGCCGATCGAGCTCGAAGCCCTTGTCGGCTCGGTGATCGAACTCGGCCGCCTCACCGGCACCCCGACCCCGCATATCGACACCGTCTTCGCCCTGATGCGGCTCCTGGCCCAGAGCCTCGAGCGTGCCCAGGGTCGCCTCGCGATCCAGGGGGCATGA
- a CDS encoding Fumarylacetoacetate (FAA) hydrolase family (Evidence 3 : Putative function from multiple computational evidences; Product type e : enzyme) yields MTRWIGFVHNGEPGFGRLDGDRIEVCEGDLFGQNRSTGQVLALAEVSVGLPCRPSKMIALWNNFGALMEKQGLSRPEAPLFLIKPANTFRPSGASVAVPEAAGRALYEGELGIVIGKTARDLTEEEAADHVFGFTCVNDVTASAILKADASFTQWTRAKGLDGFGPFGPVIATGLDPAALTVRTLVNGRERQNFPIGDMLIPVPRLVAQLSQGMTLEPGDVIACGTSVGSGPTPKGATVEVVIEGIGTLSNRFD; encoded by the coding sequence GTGACGCGCTGGATCGGCTTCGTCCATAACGGTGAGCCCGGCTTCGGCCGGCTCGACGGAGACCGGATCGAGGTCTGCGAGGGCGACCTGTTCGGCCAGAACAGATCCACGGGGCAGGTGCTGGCGCTCGCGGAAGTGAGCGTCGGCCTGCCCTGCCGGCCCTCGAAGATGATCGCCCTGTGGAACAACTTCGGGGCGCTCATGGAAAAGCAGGGCCTGTCGCGGCCCGAGGCGCCCCTGTTCCTGATCAAGCCCGCCAACACCTTCCGGCCTTCCGGAGCGTCGGTGGCGGTGCCGGAGGCGGCGGGCCGGGCGCTCTACGAGGGCGAACTCGGAATCGTGATCGGCAAAACGGCGCGCGACCTCACCGAGGAAGAAGCCGCCGACCACGTCTTCGGCTTCACCTGTGTGAACGACGTCACCGCTTCGGCGATCCTCAAGGCGGATGCGAGCTTTACGCAGTGGACCCGCGCCAAGGGCCTCGACGGCTTCGGGCCGTTCGGTCCGGTCATCGCCACCGGGCTCGACCCGGCGGCGCTGACCGTGCGGACCCTGGTGAACGGGCGCGAACGTCAGAACTTTCCGATCGGCGACATGCTGATCCCGGTCCCCCGGCTCGTCGCGCAGCTCTCGCAGGGCATGACGCTGGAGCCGGGTGACGTGATCGCCTGCGGTACCTCGGTTGGGTCGGGGCCGACCCCCAAGGGTGCCACGGTCGAAGTGGTGATCGAGGGCATTGGAACGCTCTCGAACCGGTTTGATTAA
- the oxlT gene encoding putative oxalate/formate antiporter (Evidence 3 : Putative function from multiple computational evidences; Product type t : transporter), protein MAVQAADPLPGASAYSASRADSPLGGRWGQLILGVLCMSMIANLQYGWTLFVNPINDKYHWGKPAIQVAFTIFVLTETWLVPIEGWFVDKYGPKVVTLFGGVLCAVGWAMNSVADSLWFLYLAAAISGIGAGAVYGTCVGNALKWFPDRRGLAAGLTAAGFGAGSALTVIPIAAMIRDSGYEQTFLAFGLGQGIVVMVAALLLSSPSAAYKERMLAGRVSPNATSRRQYSSAEMVRTPVFWLMYAMFVMMAAGGLMATASLAPIAKDFQVDSIPVSLMGLTLPALTFALTIDRVLNGVTRPVFGWISDRIGRENTMFAAFMIEGAGILALGMFAHSPMAFVLLTGLVFFAWGEIYSLFPSTCADTYGDKNATANAGLLYTAKGTASLMLPAFLAIQTATGSWQNVFYLASGMAFIAGFLALFVLKPMRARFVARNQ, encoded by the coding sequence ATGGCCGTTCAAGCCGCCGATCCATTACCCGGCGCTAGTGCTTATTCCGCTTCTCGCGCCGATTCGCCTCTGGGCGGGCGCTGGGGACAGCTCATTCTCGGCGTGCTGTGCATGTCGATGATTGCCAACCTGCAGTACGGCTGGACGCTTTTCGTCAATCCGATCAACGACAAGTATCACTGGGGCAAGCCGGCGATCCAGGTCGCCTTCACGATCTTCGTCCTCACCGAGACCTGGCTCGTGCCGATCGAGGGCTGGTTCGTCGACAAGTACGGCCCGAAGGTCGTCACGCTGTTCGGCGGCGTGCTCTGCGCCGTTGGCTGGGCGATGAACTCGGTCGCCGACTCGCTGTGGTTCCTGTATCTGGCCGCCGCCATCAGCGGCATCGGTGCGGGCGCCGTCTACGGCACCTGCGTCGGCAACGCCCTCAAGTGGTTCCCCGATCGCCGCGGCCTCGCCGCCGGCCTCACCGCCGCGGGCTTCGGTGCGGGCTCGGCCCTCACCGTCATCCCGATCGCCGCGATGATCCGCGACAGCGGCTACGAGCAGACCTTCCTCGCCTTCGGACTCGGCCAGGGCATCGTCGTGATGGTCGCCGCCCTGCTGCTCTCCTCGCCGAGCGCCGCCTACAAGGAGCGGATGCTGGCCGGCCGCGTCTCCCCCAACGCCACCAGCCGCCGCCAGTACTCGTCGGCCGAGATGGTGCGCACCCCGGTCTTCTGGCTGATGTACGCGATGTTCGTGATGATGGCCGCCGGCGGCCTGATGGCGACGGCCTCGCTCGCGCCCATCGCCAAGGACTTCCAGGTCGATTCGATCCCGGTCTCGCTCATGGGCCTGACCCTGCCGGCGCTGACCTTCGCGCTCACCATCGACCGGGTGCTCAACGGCGTGACCCGGCCGGTCTTCGGCTGGATCTCCGACCGGATCGGCCGTGAGAACACCATGTTCGCCGCCTTCATGATCGAGGGTGCCGGCATCCTGGCGCTCGGCATGTTCGCCCACTCGCCGATGGCCTTCGTGCTGCTCACCGGTCTCGTGTTCTTCGCCTGGGGCGAGATCTACTCGCTGTTCCCCTCGACCTGCGCCGACACCTACGGCGACAAGAACGCCACCGCCAATGCCGGCCTGCTCTACACCGCCAAGGGCACGGCCTCGCTGATGCTGCCGGCCTTCCTGGCGATCCAGACCGCGACCGGCTCCTGGCAGAACGTGTTCTATCTCGCCTCCGGCATGGCCTTCATCGCCGGCTTCCTCGCGCTCTTCGTCTTGAAGCCGATGCGCGCCCGCTTCGTGGCCCGCAACCAGTGA
- a CDS encoding protein of unknown function (Evidence 5 : Unknown function), with translation MHRRTRAGSGHSRPPTLRRRSKNICAAAKYFPVSAWVTSGYVCGIQNSNMAKPGTRSGPPRRREFEGPLHGRSSRRSITRR, from the coding sequence GTGCATCGCCGCACACGCGCTGGCAGCGGACATTCACGGCCGCCGACGCTGCGCCGACGTTCAAAAAATATCTGCGCGGCGGCCAAATATTTTCCTGTCAGCGCTTGGGTCACGAGCGGTTACGTATGCGGTATCCAAAATTCCAATATGGCTAAGCCGGGCACCCGTTCCGGTCCGCCAAGAAGACGTGAGTTCGAGGGACCGCTCCATGGCCGTTCAAGCCGCCGATCCATTACCCGGCGCTAG
- a CDS encoding conserved protein of unknown function; putative CsbD-like general stress response protein (Evidence 4 : Unknown function but conserved in other organisms; PubMedId : 10376822, 11988534), which produces MSSTTDKIKGAANEVAGNVKQGVGNVTGNDKLQAEGKAQELEGKTQRTVGEAKEGVKNAADAVKSKL; this is translated from the coding sequence ATGAGCAGCACGACCGACAAGATCAAGGGTGCCGCCAACGAGGTCGCCGGCAACGTCAAGCAGGGCGTCGGCAACGTGACCGGCAACGACAAGCTGCAGGCCGAGGGCAAGGCGCAGGAGCTCGAGGGCAAGACCCAGCGCACCGTTGGCGAGGCCAAAGAGGGCGTGAAGAACGCCGCCGATGCGGTGAAGAGCAAGCTCTAA
- a CDS encoding protein of unknown function (Evidence 5 : Unknown function): MMNRDQIEGGLRNLKGRGYTVFGAVAGRARPQVEGAYEQVAGVAQAAYGRTRERAEDIYEDGYRIADQAVSRGRHLRDEAAQRGRHLHDEADRRGRALALQSDENRGTTLALVAAAAFGLGWLLSRRR, translated from the coding sequence ATGATGAACAGGGACCAGATCGAGGGCGGCCTCCGCAACCTCAAGGGCCGCGGATACACCGTGTTCGGCGCCGTCGCAGGCCGCGCCCGCCCACAGGTCGAGGGTGCCTACGAACAGGTCGCGGGCGTGGCGCAGGCGGCCTATGGCCGGACCCGCGAGCGGGCCGAGGACATCTACGAGGACGGCTACCGTATCGCCGACCAGGCGGTCTCCCGCGGCCGGCATCTGCGTGACGAGGCCGCGCAACGGGGCCGCCATCTCCACGACGAGGCGGACCGGCGCGGTCGTGCCCTCGCATTGCAGTCCGACGAGAACCGCGGCACAACCCTGGCCCTGGTCGCCGCGGCAGCCTTCGGCCTCGGCTGGCTCCTCAGCCGCCGTCGCTGA
- a CDS encoding protein of unknown function (Evidence 5 : Unknown function), whose product MNTFPQNGLGAMPSDTGAANDDSSAAMRRELARLREMLEQNSDWIWEVDAQGRYTYASRQCVALLGREPEEVLGRTPFDFMPPDEAERVGRIFGAIAAEQRPFTQLLNRNLRKDGSLVVLETSGVPLLGPDGALRGYRGIDRDVTQREAANERLRHLARHDDLTGLPNRMYLREHLAGQLAAGQRPGVLCLDLDGFKPVNDRLGHAAGDRVLTEIGRRLAELAASHGLFAARPGGDEFVLIVPDGVTMPPEAVRAVIAAPIAIEAETVRIGASLGLASAQGHEDTVDALLARADRVLYDAKEAVRRVGVSDGG is encoded by the coding sequence ATGAACACCTTTCCTCAGAACGGGCTTGGCGCGATGCCTTCCGATACGGGCGCGGCGAATGACGACTCGTCCGCGGCGATGCGCCGGGAATTGGCCCGCCTGCGGGAAATGCTGGAGCAGAACTCGGACTGGATCTGGGAGGTCGATGCGCAGGGGCGCTACACCTACGCCTCGCGCCAATGCGTCGCCCTGCTCGGTCGCGAGCCGGAGGAGGTGCTGGGTCGCACCCCTTTCGACTTCATGCCGCCGGACGAGGCTGAGCGGGTCGGCCGGATCTTCGGCGCCATCGCCGCCGAGCAACGGCCCTTCACCCAGCTTCTCAACCGCAACCTGCGCAAGGACGGCAGCCTCGTCGTGCTGGAAACGAGCGGCGTGCCGTTGCTCGGTCCCGACGGCGCGTTGCGCGGTTATCGCGGCATCGACCGGGATGTGACGCAGCGGGAGGCGGCGAACGAGCGGCTCCGCCACCTCGCCCGGCACGACGACCTCACGGGCCTGCCGAACCGGATGTATCTGCGTGAGCATCTCGCGGGGCAACTGGCCGCCGGACAACGCCCCGGCGTGCTCTGCCTCGATCTCGACGGCTTCAAGCCCGTCAACGATCGCCTCGGCCACGCCGCGGGCGATCGCGTCCTGACGGAGATCGGTCGCCGCCTGGCCGAACTGGCGGCTTCGCACGGCCTGTTCGCGGCACGGCCCGGAGGCGACGAATTCGTCCTGATCGTGCCCGACGGCGTGACCATGCCGCCCGAGGCCGTTCGCGCGGTCATCGCTGCACCCATCGCCATCGAGGCCGAGACGGTGCGGATCGGCGCCAGCCTCGGCCTCGCTTCGGCACAGGGCCACGAGGACACGGTCGATGCCCTGCTCGCGCGGGCCGACCGTGTCCTGTACGACGCCAAGGAAGCGGTCAGACGGGTCGGCGTCAGCGACGGCGGCTGA
- a CDS encoding creatininase (creatine amidohydrolase) (Evidence 2b : Function from indirect experimental evidences (e.g. phenotypes); Product type e : enzyme) → MPARSWLDLTTAEIRARDMSRTIAVLPVAAVEQHGPHLPLGTDTLIAEGYLARVAPQVPEALDVLLLPVQTVGKSDEHDSFPGTLTLTAPTALAAWTEIGASLHRAGCTKLVIVSSHGGNSALIDLVAGELRGRFGMVAVTTSWSRLGLPEGLFPAGEIRHGIHAGGIETALMLALRPDLVRQDHIEDFEPRTVAMERDFALLRAGRPAAFAWKTEDLHPSGALGDARLGTAEAGEAALAYGAHAFVRLLEEVDRFSL, encoded by the coding sequence ATGCCGGCGCGATCCTGGCTCGACCTGACGACGGCGGAGATCCGGGCCCGCGACATGAGCCGCACCATCGCGGTCCTGCCCGTTGCCGCGGTGGAGCAGCACGGGCCGCACCTGCCGCTCGGCACCGACACCCTGATCGCCGAAGGCTATCTCGCGCGGGTCGCACCGCAGGTGCCGGAGGCGCTCGACGTGCTGCTCCTGCCGGTCCAGACCGTCGGCAAGTCGGATGAGCACGATTCCTTCCCCGGCACGCTGACGCTGACCGCGCCGACCGCGCTTGCGGCCTGGACCGAGATCGGCGCGAGCCTGCACCGGGCGGGCTGCACGAAACTCGTGATCGTCTCCTCCCATGGCGGCAACAGCGCGCTCATCGACCTCGTCGCGGGCGAGCTGCGCGGTCGATTCGGTATGGTCGCGGTGACGACCTCGTGGAGCCGGCTCGGCCTGCCCGAGGGGCTGTTTCCGGCCGGTGAAATCCGCCACGGCATCCATGCCGGCGGCATCGAGACCGCCTTGATGCTGGCGCTGCGGCCCGACCTCGTCCGGCAGGATCACATCGAGGATTTCGAACCCCGCACGGTGGCGATGGAGCGCGACTTCGCGCTGCTGCGCGCCGGCCGCCCAGCGGCCTTCGCCTGGAAGACGGAAGACCTCCACCCGTCTGGGGCTCTCGGCGACGCCCGCCTCGGCACGGCGGAAGCCGGCGAGGCCGCCCTCGCTTACGGCGCGCACGCCTTCGTGCGGCTGCTGGAAGAGGTGGATCGGTTTTCGCTGTAG
- a CDS encoding putative glycosyl transferase (Evidence 3 : Putative function from multiple computational evidences; PubMedId : 14523113, 1761231, 9651492, 9791104; Product type e : enzyme): MSCHSLRSRPSCDGGGHAVTLAAPAPFAAMAARADLPFFALGTEDDYRLAATETELWRPWRGVGAMFRHVSAATEPVYDWLAGNARPGESIVLASTLALGARVAQEKLGLDVVTVHLMPLLARSRTDPPILPGLPLSERLPARFRHWIGRGADRFVIGPAALPALNEFRARLDLPPVLRLRRWWSSPQRVLFAFPRWYAAPQPHRMPQSLQVGFPLADRFGDVAELEPAVARFLDEGPPLAFTYGSAMSGSQGFFRTALRICERLGRRGLLLAPQGGQVPTDLPASVLHVPYAPFSRVLPRCAALIHHGGIGTVAQALAAGIPQLVVPVAFDHFDEARWLQRLGVGTSLSRRRFTPARATSTLRRLLTDPHVAQACAAAKARMAQEDGVGEACDAVEAFARTVRSSAA; this comes from the coding sequence ATGTCCTGCCACTCCTTGCGATCGCGGCCGAGCTGCGACGGCGGGGGGCATGCGGTCACGCTGGCGGCGCCCGCTCCGTTCGCGGCCATGGCCGCCCGGGCGGACCTGCCGTTCTTCGCCCTCGGGACGGAGGACGACTACCGTCTCGCCGCCACCGAGACCGAACTCTGGCGACCCTGGCGCGGCGTCGGAGCGATGTTCCGCCATGTCTCGGCGGCGACCGAGCCGGTCTATGATTGGCTGGCCGGGAACGCACGGCCCGGCGAGAGCATCGTGCTCGCCTCGACGCTGGCGCTCGGGGCGCGGGTGGCCCAGGAAAAGCTCGGGCTGGACGTCGTCACGGTGCATCTCATGCCGTTGCTGGCCCGGAGCCGTACCGATCCGCCGATCCTGCCGGGCCTCCCGCTCTCCGAGCGACTGCCGGCGCGCTTCCGGCACTGGATCGGGCGCGGTGCCGACCGTTTCGTGATCGGGCCCGCCGCCCTGCCGGCCCTGAACGAATTTCGCGCGAGGCTGGACCTGCCGCCGGTGCTCCGGCTCCGCCGCTGGTGGAGCAGCCCGCAGCGCGTCCTGTTCGCCTTTCCGCGATGGTACGCCGCGCCGCAGCCACACCGGATGCCCCAATCGCTGCAGGTCGGCTTCCCGCTCGCGGATCGCTTCGGCGATGTCGCCGAACTGGAGCCCGCCGTCGCGCGCTTTCTCGACGAGGGGCCGCCGCTGGCCTTCACCTACGGATCGGCGATGTCGGGGAGCCAGGGCTTCTTCCGCACGGCGCTGCGGATCTGCGAAAGGCTCGGACGGCGCGGCCTCCTCCTGGCGCCACAGGGCGGGCAGGTGCCGACGGACCTGCCTGCGAGCGTGCTGCACGTCCCCTACGCTCCGTTCAGCCGCGTGCTGCCCCGCTGCGCGGCCCTGATCCACCATGGCGGGATCGGCACCGTCGCGCAGGCGCTCGCGGCCGGAATCCCGCAGCTGGTGGTGCCCGTCGCCTTCGATCACTTCGACGAGGCGCGCTGGCTGCAACGGCTCGGTGTCGGCACCTCCTTGAGCCGCCGCCGCTTCACGCCGGCCCGCGCGACGTCCACGTTGCGCCGGCTGCTGACCGATCCGCACGTCGCCCAGGCCTGCGCGGCGGCCAAGGCGCGAATGGCGCAGGAGGATGGCGTCGGGGAAGCCTGCGATGCGGTCGAAGCCTTCGCCCGAACGGTCCGATCGTCCGCGGCCTGA
- a CDS encoding conserved protein of unknown function,UPF0235 protein (Evidence 4 : Unknown function but conserved in other organisms), with protein MTQSPFTLEANGLVLAVRLTPRASRTGLDGVRTEASGRPVLSLRVTAPPVEGAANAALTAFVAKSLGLRKAEVTLVSGETSRTKRLHLSGDPQTLAARVEAWLGG; from the coding sequence ATGACGCAAAGCCCCTTCACCCTCGAGGCGAACGGCCTCGTCCTGGCGGTGCGGCTGACACCGCGAGCCAGCCGAACCGGCCTCGACGGCGTCCGCACGGAGGCGAGCGGGCGGCCGGTCCTGTCTCTGCGGGTGACGGCTCCACCGGTCGAGGGTGCCGCCAACGCGGCGCTGACCGCCTTCGTCGCCAAGAGCCTGGGGCTGCGGAAGGCGGAGGTCACGCTGGTCTCCGGCGAGACCTCCCGCACCAAGCGCCTGCATCTCTCCGGCGATCCGCAGACGCTCGCGGCGCGGGTGGAAGCTTGGCTGGGCGGGTAA
- the cmk gene encoding cytidine monophosphate (CMP) kinase (Evidence 2b : Function from indirect experimental evidences (e.g. phenotypes); PubMedId : 6281725; Product type e : enzyme) — protein MISDDIAVHRDNAPLVIAIDGPAASGKGTLAKRLALHYGLPHLDTGLLYRAVALTLLDAGGDLDDTGAAARAASDLSAERLTDPRLRERAMGEAASRVSSVPEVRAALLSWQRRFAEAAEGAVLDGRDIGTVVCPDARVKLFITAAPEERARRRHRELLGRGEETTLAAILADIRARDARDSSRAAAPLKAAEDAVVLDTTELDAEAAFAEAVAIVERLKAA, from the coding sequence ATGATCTCGGATGATATCGCCGTGCACCGGGACAACGCGCCCCTCGTCATCGCCATCGACGGCCCGGCCGCCTCGGGCAAGGGCACGCTCGCCAAGCGGCTCGCCCTGCATTACGGCCTGCCGCATCTCGATACCGGTCTGCTCTACCGCGCGGTCGCGCTGACCCTGCTCGACGCGGGGGGCGACCTCGACGACACGGGAGCGGCGGCGCGGGCGGCCTCCGACCTGTCGGCGGAGCGGCTGACCGACCCGCGCCTGCGGGAGCGGGCGATGGGCGAGGCGGCCTCGCGGGTCTCCTCGGTGCCGGAGGTCCGCGCTGCCCTTCTGTCCTGGCAGCGGCGCTTCGCCGAGGCGGCGGAGGGTGCGGTGCTCGACGGGCGCGACATCGGCACCGTCGTCTGTCCGGACGCGCGGGTGAAGTTGTTCATCACCGCCGCCCCGGAGGAGCGGGCGCGCCGCCGCCATCGCGAGCTGCTCGGCCGCGGCGAGGAGACCACGCTCGCCGCGATCCTCGCCGACATCCGCGCCCGCGACGCCCGCGATTCGAGCCGCGCCGCCGCTCCCCTGAAAGCCGCCGAGGATGCGGTGGTGCTCGACACCACCGAACTCGACGCCGAGGCTGCCTTCGCCGAAGCAGTCGCCATCGTCGAACGGCTCAAGGCCGCCTGA
- the aroA gene encoding 3-enolpyruvylshikimate-5-phosphate synthetase (Evidence 2a : Function from experimental evidences in other organisms; PubMedId : 7686511, 8598558; Product type e : enzyme) — translation MSHDSEPQPVTASPGGPLNGSLKPPGDKSISHRAMILGLLAIGETRVEGLLEGDDVLRTAAAAKALGAQITREGEGRWRIVGVGIGGMQDPDGVLDFGNAGTGSRLMMGVVGGQPVTATFDGDASLRKRPMRRILDPILKMGAEIVSEAEGGRVPLTLRGPREAIPIRYELPVASAQIKSAVLLAGLNAPGTTTVIEKAASRDHTERMLRLFGAEVTVTPSGEGGHGRTVTLTGQPTLRGTDVVVPADPSSAAFPLVAALVVPGSEVILRGVMMNPLRTGLITTLIEMGAEIERLDEREEGGETVADLRVRASRLKGVDVPAERAPSMIDEYPILAVAASFAEGTTRMNGLHELRVKESDRLAAVAAGLAANGVTHAIEGDDLIVTGNGQAPAGGGTVATHLDHRIAMAFLVLGLAAKSPVTVDDGAMIATSFPSFRPTMLALGARIEDGAAA, via the coding sequence GTGTCGCACGATTCCGAACCGCAGCCCGTCACCGCCTCTCCCGGAGGCCCCCTGAACGGGTCCCTGAAGCCGCCGGGCGACAAGTCGATCTCCCACCGGGCGATGATCCTGGGCCTGCTCGCCATCGGTGAGACGCGGGTCGAGGGGCTTCTGGAGGGCGATGACGTGCTGCGCACGGCCGCCGCCGCGAAGGCGCTCGGGGCGCAGATCACCCGCGAAGGCGAGGGGCGCTGGCGGATCGTCGGCGTCGGCATCGGCGGGATGCAGGATCCGGACGGCGTGCTCGATTTCGGCAATGCCGGCACCGGCTCGCGGCTGATGATGGGCGTCGTCGGCGGCCAGCCCGTGACCGCGACCTTCGACGGCGATGCGAGCCTTCGCAAGCGGCCGATGCGGCGCATCCTCGATCCGATCCTGAAGATGGGCGCCGAGATCGTGTCCGAGGCCGAGGGCGGGCGTGTGCCGCTGACCCTGCGGGGCCCGCGCGAGGCGATTCCGATCCGCTACGAGCTGCCGGTGGCCTCGGCGCAGATCAAGTCGGCCGTGCTGCTCGCCGGGCTCAACGCGCCGGGCACCACCACCGTCATCGAGAAAGCGGCGTCCCGCGACCATACCGAGCGGATGCTGCGCCTGTTCGGCGCGGAGGTGACCGTCACGCCGTCGGGTGAGGGCGGCCATGGCCGCACCGTCACGCTGACCGGCCAGCCGACCCTGCGCGGCACCGACGTGGTCGTGCCGGCTGATCCGTCCTCGGCCGCCTTCCCGCTGGTGGCGGCGCTGGTCGTGCCGGGCTCCGAGGTAATCCTGCGCGGCGTGATGATGAACCCGCTGCGCACCGGCCTCATCACGACGCTGATCGAGATGGGCGCCGAAATCGAGCGCCTCGACGAGCGCGAGGAGGGGGGCGAGACGGTGGCCGACCTGCGGGTGCGCGCGAGCCGCCTCAAGGGCGTGGATGTGCCGGCCGAGCGGGCGCCCTCGATGATCGACGAGTATCCGATCCTGGCGGTCGCCGCTTCGTTCGCCGAGGGCACGACCCGGATGAACGGGCTGCACGAATTGCGGGTCAAGGAATCCGATCGGCTGGCGGCGGTCGCCGCCGGGCTTGCCGCCAACGGCGTCACCCACGCCATCGAGGGCGATGACCTGATCGTGACGGGCAACGGGCAGGCGCCCGCGGGCGGCGGCACGGTCGCGACCCATCTCGATCACCGCATCGCCATGGCCTTCCTCGTCCTGGGGCTCGCCGCCAAGAGCCCCGTCACCGTGGACGACGGCGCGATGATCGCCACGAGCTTCCCGAGCTTCCGCCCGACCATGCTGGCGCTCGGCGCCCGGATCGAGGACGGGGCCGCCGCATGA
- a CDS encoding conserved protein of unknown function (Evidence 4 : Unknown function but conserved in other organisms), producing MFMLLPMTPVRQCLRKVDHASAIADSAAGTCILEALNELESAYRRPSERIVALEAILHEFDRDGRGGGTPFGRLLRISVERRQNKWARRA from the coding sequence ATGTTTATGCTGCTGCCTATGACGCCCGTGCGCCAATGCCTCCGCAAGGTTGATCATGCTTCGGCCATCGCCGATTCGGCGGCTGGCACATGCATTCTCGAAGCTTTGAACGAGCTCGAGAGCGCCTATCGCCGCCCCAGCGAACGCATCGTCGCCCTCGAAGCCATCCTTCATGAATTCGACCGCGACGGACGGGGGGGCGGCACGCCGTTCGGCCGGCTCCTGCGCATCAGCGTCGAGCGGCGGCAGAACAAGTGGGCGCGTCGCGCCTGA